tgtttgcaggtttatggattttaagtaatatttcccttctattttaagaagggggtgttacagagatggtatcagagcttaggttctttcttgtagaaaacctacttaggttgacctgtgagtttgggtagacgataggatgggTATTCTATTTAATTTCGTTTCATTCTGCTTTATCATTTGAAATCTGTTTATAACTGCTTCATCATATTTATTCTCGTAATCTTCATTCGTTCGCTatcttatattgtagatgcctCCTAGACGTGATCCTTTTCATATTGACCCCGTTCAGCTTACTGAGATGATAGGGCAAGCAGTGGCTCAGGCTGTACAGCAGGCTTTGGCaaaccaaggaaatcagaatggagagggaaatcagaatggagaaggaaatcagaatggagagGGAAATCAAAATGGACACGGAAATCAGAATGGCAATGGTAATCAGAATCAGAATGGTCAGGGCCATCAGCTGGAGCCGTTTGTATGGTTGGAGAGGTTTGTGAAGCAGAAACCAGACTCTTTTAGTGCAGCACCGACTCCCATTGATGTtgaaaattggattgttcatctcgagaagatttttgatgcacagggttgtgatgagattcagaaggtcAGGTTAGCTGTGTATAAGTTGGAGGGCGATGCTCAGAGGTGGTGGAGAGGAGTGAAAGCTACTAAAGGGGAGCAGTATGCAGAGGCTTTGGAATGGCAGGGATTAAAGGAAGTATTCTATGAGCAGTACTTCTCTAATGCTGATAGGGAGGCTTATTTGAGGGAGTTTCATTCTATTATGCAGCACCAGGATGAGAGCATTACTGATTATATGGCGAGGTTTATAAGGCTGGCTGGATTTGCTGGGACAGTTGCAGGGACTGCTGCGCAGCAGGCTGATAAATTTAAATGGGGGTTGAAGTCTCATCTGAGGGGttccataatttcttttaaatttgataatgtggcagaggcggctgatgcagcaaaggatgttgagaaggagcgcatagatttcaggacttccaggtctaacagtggtagaaagaggactagggatgatcagggttttgcacagggtagacagtggtatggaggtcagaatggtcagcagggacagtggcgcggacagaatcagaataggggtggtcagtcattccacggccggaatcagtatgttggtcagaatcagaatcagcagTTTCAGCGACAGAAGCAGCCTAGACAGTGGCAGAATCGTCAGCAGGGACAGAGCCGTTACTCAGTATATGGGGGAAACCCCAATATGATTCCAGTGGCTCCTTGTGCTACATGTGGTGGACATCATCCAGGTAGAGCTTGTTACAGACAGACTGGGGCTTGTTTCTTGTGTGGTAGCTTGTCCCATAGGGCAAAGGATTGCACAGTGTCACGCAACCCTGGTGGAGGAGGAGCTGGCGGTGGTAGTGGCAGTGGAAGTCAGCAGAATCCTACAGCCAGAGTGTTTGCATTGACTGCAAATCAAGCAGCAGCTAATTCAGGTACCGTTTCAGGAACACTTCTTGTTGGTAGACGTGAtgcttatgtgttatttgatactgGTTCAACCCATTCTGTTGTGTCTTTATCGTTTGTTCGTCATCTTGACGTTGCACCTTCATTATTATATCCTCATATGTCTATTTCTACCCCGATGGGGAATTCTGTTGTTATTTCTGATGTGTATCGAGAGTGTCTGATAGCTGTTGGAGATAGAAATTATAAGGTTAACTTGCTTCTGATGGAGATGCATGACTTTGATGTTATCTTGGGTATGGATTGGTTGAGTGAACATCGTGCCACAATTGATTGTCAAGGAAAAAGGGTGATCTTTGGGGATGCAGATAAACCAGAATTTGTATACCAAGGGTCTCAGCCGAAGGGGGATGTTAAGTTAATTTCTGCTCTAAAGGCGAGTAAATTGTTGTCTAAGGGCTGTGATGGCTACCTTGCTTTCGTGAAGGATATATCGAAGGATGAACCTCGCATCGAGAATTATCCAGTTGTGAAGGAGTATGAAGATGTGTTCCCCGACGAGCTACCAGGTTTGCCACCACATAGAGAGGTGGAGTTTACTATTGAACTTGTTCCAGGTGCCGAGCCTATTTCCAAGGCGCCTTACCGTATGGCACCACTtgagttgcaagaattgaaggagcaGTTGCAAGAGTTATTGGATAGGGGATTTATTAGGCCAAGTGTGTCTCCTTGGGGCGCTCctgtgttatttgtgaagaagaaggatggttccatgaggttgtgcattgactacagggagttgaataaggtgactatcagaaacaggtatcctttgccacgcattgatgacttgtttgatcagttacaaggggcgaagtacttttcgaagatagatttgagatct
This genomic interval from Apium graveolens cultivar Ventura chromosome 8, ASM990537v1, whole genome shotgun sequence contains the following:
- the LOC141680626 gene encoding uncharacterized protein LOC141680626, which encodes MPPRRDPFHIDPVQLTEMIGQAVAQAVQQALGCDEIQKVRLAVYKLEGDAQRWWRGVKATKGEQYAEALEWQGLKEVFYEQYFSNADREAYLREFHSIMQHQDESITDYMARFIRLAGFAGTVAGTAAQQADKFKWGLNLSHRAKDCTVSRNPGGGGAGGGSGSGSQQNPTARVFALTANQAAANSGTVSGTLLVGRRDAYVLFDTGSTHSVVSLSFVRHLDVAPSLLYPHMSISTPMGNSVVISDVYRECLIAVGDRNYKVNLLLMEMHDFDVILGMDWLSEHRATIDCQGKRVIFGDADKPEFVYQGSQPKGDVKLISALKASKLLSKGCDGYLAFVKDISKDEPRIENYPVVKEYEDVFPDELPGLPPHREVEFTIELVPGAEPISKAPYRMAPLELQELKEQLQELLDRGFIRPSVSPWGAPVSREEHEEHLRTVLKILRERKLFAKFYKCEFWLEEVAFLGHVVSSRGIELDPAKVEAITNWPRPSNVMEVRSFLGLAGYYRRFVEGFSSIALPLTQLMRKGIKFEWNDDREKSFQEVKEAQKSDTGLEAIRSEVAGGKQTQFHVDDEGVMWLGSKLETTPIHELAEIFQRDIVRLHGVPVSIVSDRDTRFTSRF